The Acinetobacter calcoaceticus sequence GATGAGATACCAGTCATAATTTGGTTCCTAAGCCTAAAAAAGGTGATTGGACCTATTAATCAACAACGACGGTAAACTGTAAAATAACGAAATTGGTCAACCTTATCTGTTTTAAATATAAAAGATAAATAGTGGATTTTTATACTTTTTTTCTTAATTAAGTAACTGTTTTTATTCTATATAATTATTGGTGATATATTTTTTATAATAAAAAGGAAGCTTATATAAAAAACAGATTAATTTTGATTAAAAGTTAAAAAACATCTGAAAATTTTTGCTAAGTTCTGCATTTATCAACATTTTGCATAAAAATGGATAAGATGAACGTATCTTTCATCTAAATAGTAGGGTTACAATAGGCCATAATTATGCTCAAGATTACTTTAATCGCTTATGAATATTTTAATCGTTGATGATCATCCTTTGTTTCGTCATGCTTTAATTCAAGCAGTACGTTATAGCCTGCCACAGGCACAAATTCATGAAACAGCTTCGGTTGATGAGTTTTATGAGCGTTTGGAAAATGGGGCAGAACCTGATCTGGTATTGCTCGATTTAAATTTACCGGGTGCTTCAGGCTTTTCTGCTTTGGTTTATGTGCGAGCACAGTATCCAGCTATTCCAATTATTGTGGTTTCTGCACATGAAGAAACTTCAATCATTCAGCGTGCGATTGCACATGGCGCGATGGGTTATATTCCTAAATCTGCTCATCCAAGTCATATTGGTGAAGCGATTCGTCAAGTCTTAGAAGGTGATATCTGGTTACCACCTAACTTGCCATCTAACCTTAATCTTGACCCGAGAGCGGCAGAGGAAACTGCTTTAGCTGAACGTATTCAATCTTTAACACCACAGCAGTTCCGTGTTTTGATGATGGTTGCGGAAGGCTTGTTAAATAAACAGATTGCCTACGAGCTAGATGTTTCAGAAGCAACGATTAAAGCCCATGTGACAGCCATCTTTAGAAAATTGGGTGTACAAAACCGAACACAGGCTGTACTGGCCATTAGTGCATTAAATATTGAAGATAGAAAAATCTAAAATTAAAAAAAAGACCTCAATTGAGGTCTTTTTATATGTGTGAATTAAGCAAGGCAATCTTGTTTTGGGGTTAGGCTGTCGC is a genomic window containing:
- a CDS encoding response regulator, yielding MNILIVDDHPLFRHALIQAVRYSLPQAQIHETASVDEFYERLENGAEPDLVLLDLNLPGASGFSALVYVRAQYPAIPIIVVSAHEETSIIQRAIAHGAMGYIPKSAHPSHIGEAIRQVLEGDIWLPPNLPSNLNLDPRAAEETALAERIQSLTPQQFRVLMMVAEGLLNKQIAYELDVSEATIKAHVTAIFRKLGVQNRTQAVLAISALNIEDRKI